In the Mauremys mutica isolate MM-2020 ecotype Southern chromosome 13, ASM2049712v1, whole genome shotgun sequence genome, one interval contains:
- the LOC123348835 gene encoding olfactory receptor 1020-like — protein sequence MVNPEEVNQTSITEFILLGFGNFPNQQTLLFLLFLVIYITTMAGNILIVALVVTDQHLHTPMYFFLGNLSCLETCYTSTILPRMLVGLLTGDRTISFNGCVIQYYFFGSLIATECLLLSVMSYDRYLAICNPLHYAARMSGRARLQLACGSWIGGFLGNSITTLSISQLTFCGPNVIDHFFCDFIPLIKLSCNDSHLMETLAFPLSLVFLLVPFLLTLMSYVCIIFTILRIPSTTGRQKSFSTCSSHLIVVSIYYGTLLIVYMFPTTDILRDFKKVLSVVYAVLTPLVNPLIYSLRNKEVQEALRKACRKFMFGTC from the coding sequence ATGGTgaacccagaggaagtgaaccagacgtccatcacagaattcatcctcctgggattcggGAATTTTCCTAATCAACAAactcttctcttcctgctgtttctagtgatctacatCACAACCATGGCCGGTAACATCCTCATCGTTGCACTGGTTGtgactgatcagcaccttcacacccccatgtacttcttcctggggaacttgtcctgcttggagacctgctacacctccaccatcctgcccaggatgctggtTGGTCTTCTGACTGGGGACAGGACTATTTCATTCAATGGGTGTGTCATACAATATTATTTCTTTGGTTCTCTGATTGCAACAGAATGCCTTCTCCTCTCAGTGATGTCTTACGATCGGTATTTAGCCATATGCAATCCACTGCACTATGCAGCCCGTATGAGTGGCAGGGCTCGTCTCCAGCTTGCATGTGGCTCTTGGATAGGTGGCTTCCTAGGTAATAGCATAACAACATTGTCAATATCTCAGTTAACTTTCTGTGGCCCTAACGTTATTGACCATTTCTTTTGCGATTTCATCCCCCTTATAAAACTGTCCTGCAATGACTCTCACCTGATGGAAACATTGGCTTTCCCACTCAGCTTGGTTTTCTTACTGGTCCCATTCCTTCTTACCTTGATGTCCTATGTCTGCATCATTttcaccatcctgagaatcccgtCCACCACTGGGAGGCAAAAgtccttttccacctgctcctcccacctcattgtggtgagCATTTATTATGGAACTCTGCTGATTGTCTACATGTTCCCAACCACTGACATCCTAAGGGACTTCAAGAAAGTTCTCTCTGTCGTCTATGCCGTCCTGACCCCGCTGGTCAATCcgctcatctacagcctgagaaacaaagaggtcCAGGAGGCCCTGAGGAAAGCTTGCAGGAAATTCATGTTTGGAACATGCTAA